In Harmonia axyridis chromosome X, icHarAxyr1.1, whole genome shotgun sequence, a single window of DNA contains:
- the LOC123685724 gene encoding growth/differentiation factor 8-like — MIFFYLSVILLSSLQSVIAEKRDIKSIMMEFFGYKTFSGDSDYDNDILEQPASDKYVKMLNLEKEVTAMRIEYIKYQILKKLRLKEKPLISMKDLQKTKEYANLLPNQEDHFQNPYDDDFYGKTTQAVIFPYEDATSCSKNTRFPSACLPFQMPSDIFPSDVSSAELKFYKEADDFDSHNQTFVISEITHWDAKKSFQKNRPIAIQETSSTENWLTIDITYVVKNWLEYKYSLTHAIHITCKTCGMDRNKSPISFHTKLKPFLIIYTHSQRRRALKHRRARRSSDCTPNSKECCRERLLVSFADIGWDNWIIMPKEYNAYFCRGSCTAPSALTLSSSQHNSLLQKLINGKRFKNRPGPEFTMCCSATQFSPLKLVYMDNNKTLTTKVLSNMIVDSCGCM, encoded by the exons atgatttttttttatttatccgtgATACTCCTCTCGTCGTTGCAATCTGTGATTGCCGAAAAACGGGATATTAAATCGATAATGATGGAGTTTTTCGGATACAAAACCTTTTCCGGTGACAGTGATTACGATAATGACATACTGGAACAGCCCGCTTCGGATAAATATGTGAAAATGCTCAATTTAGAGAAGGAGGTGACAGCAATGAGAATTGAATACATCAAGTACCAGATCCTCAAGAAGTTGCGACTCAAAGAGAAGCCTCTGATATCGATGAAAGATCTTCAGAAGACCAAGGAGTACGCCAATCTGCTTCCAAACCAAGAAGACCACTTTCAAAATCCATACGACGACGATTTCTACGGCAAAACCACACAAGCAGTTATCTTCCCTTATGAAG ATGCTACAAGTTGTTCGAAGAACACACGATTTCCATCAGCTTGCCTACCGTTTCAGATGCCAAGCGACATTTTTCCTTCCGACGTCAGCTCTgcagaattgaaattttacaaaGAGGCTGACGATTTCGATTCACACAATCAGACTTTCGTTATTTCGGAAATAACCCATTGGGACGCAAAGAAAAGTTTCCAGAAGAACAGACCGATTGCGATACAAGAAACCAGCTCCACAG aaaatTGGTTAACGATCGATATAACTTACGTAGTCAAAAACTGGTTAGAATACAAGTATTCTTTGACGCACGCTATCCATATAACGTGTAAAACATGTGGAATGGATAGAAATAAGTCCCCAATCTCATTCCATACTAAATTGAAGCCGTTTTTGATAATCTACACTCATTCGCAGCGTAGAAGGGCCCTGAAGCATAGACGAGCTAGAAGGTCATCAGATTGCACACCAAATTCGAAGGAATGCTGTAGAGAGAGACTATTGGTTTCTTTCGCTGATATTGGATGGGACAATTGGATTATCATGCCCAAGGAATACAACGCTTATTTTTGTAGAGGATCATGTACCGCACCATCTGCCTTAACTCTTAGTTCTTCACAACATAATAGTTTATTGCAG aaattaatTAACGGAAAAAGGTTCAAGAATAGACCAGGACCGGAGTTCACTATGTGTTGCTCTGCAACACAATTTTCTCCCCTTAAGTTGGTTTATATGGACAACAACAAAACACTCACAACCAAGGTGCTATCCAACATGATAGTTGACAGTTGTGGCTGCATGTGA
- the LOC123685725 gene encoding gamma-interferon-inducible lysosomal thiol reductase-like yields MNCRWKILIILIIIIWGVIHFVYNRSLKFDLSDKIKLTVYYEALCTDSKFFITRQLGPLYEEMPDHIIIELVPYGKAETIESGGSILFQCQHDELECYANKIHACVIDSVKHPSIQLKYIACMIRNNQKPDDIAEKCGKNYNIDPSPILNCARGEKGSLLLKKHGEKTHALNPPVSFIPTIEINGSQDLIPLSKILKDLRQTVCNLLKTRPSGCDR; encoded by the exons atgaaTTGTAGATGGAAGATTCTAATAAttcttattataataatatgggGTGTTATTCACTTTGTTTACAATCGCTCTCTGAAATTTGATCTCTCTGACAAAATAAAACTGACAGTGTACTATGAAGCATTGTGTACAGattcgaaatttttcataacTAGGCAGCTTGGTCCTCTATATGAGGAAATGCCAGACCATATCATTATTGAGTTAGTTCCATATGGTAAAGCTGAG ACTATTGAATCTGGTGGATCCATTTTATTCCAGTGCCAACATGATGAATTAGAATGCTATGCAAATAAAATCCATGCTTGTGTGATAGACTCTGTAAAGCACCcttcaattcaattgaaatacaTAGCGTGTATGATAAGGAATAACCAGAAACCGGATGATATAGCAGAAAAA tgTGGTAAAAATTATAACATTGATCCTTCTCCAATTCTGAACTGTGCAAGGGGAGAGAAAGGCTCACTATTACTAAAAAAACATGGAGAGAAAACTCATGCTCTTAATCCTCCTGTAAGTTTCATACCAACAATAGAAATCAATGGCAGTCAAGATTTAATCCCTTTGAGTAAAATATTGAAGGATTTGAGACAGACGGTTTGTAATTTACTCAAGACCAGACCTTCAGGATGTGATCGTTAA
- the LOC123685729 gene encoding pleckstrin homology domain-containing family J member 1-like, which produces MRFNDKEMIQFSNENTPKLEGVLQHMKPSGKEWSDWYQQPTFKERYFKLFSNLLFYYKLNDPEPMAVLVLENARIAYELKGIPFAFSITFRVNSKVRDNDLKHIFSCRCETDVNKWVSSLKAASYEYWRTQYHILRAKISMKIGDDPVLDYMKNNSRETEKSNGKSDNIVTQKKATFHSHIELECSDTNGFMKIKNYSECTKSSVTIQQNLIDL; this is translated from the coding sequence atgagGTTCAATGATAAAGAAATGATTCAATTTTCCAATGAAAACACACCAAAATTGGAGGGTGTTTTACAACATATGAAACCTTCTGGCAAAGAATGGTCTGATTGGTATCAACAGCCAACCTTCAAAGAAAGGTATTTCAAACTGTTTTCAAATCTACTCTTCTATTACAAATTGAATGATCCAGAACCCATGGCTGTGTTAGTATTGGAAAATGCTCGTATTGCTTACGAACTAAAAGGCATTCCTTTTGCATTTTCTATTACATTCAGAGTGAACAGTAAAGTACGAGATAACGATCTTAAGCATATATTTTCTTGTCGATGTGAAACTGATGTTAATAAATGGGTTTCTTCACTCAAAGCAGCATCCTATGAATACTGGCGTACTCAATATCATATACTGAGAGCCAAAATAAGTATGAAAATTGGCGATGATCCAGTATTAGATTACATGAAAAATAATTCTCgagaaacagaaaaatcaaatggCAAAAGTGACAATATTGTTACCCAGAAGAAAGCTACTTTTCATAGTCATATTGAATTAGAATGTAGTGATACAAATGGTTTCATGAAGATCAAGAATTATTCAGAATGTACAAAATCTTCAGTAACCATCCAACAAAATTTAATTGATTTATAG
- the LOC123685727 gene encoding ubiquitin-like modifier-activating enzyme 5, protein MDRETELLKINEELRKKIEELERKNNVVRQKIPEMSSKVVDSNPYSRLMALKKMGIVKNYEQIRTYCVAIVGIGGVGSVAAEMLTRCGIGKLLLFDYDKVELANMNRLFFQPHQSGLSKVEAAAETLRNINPDVEILTFNYNITLLDNFENFQSSLIHQGMNGKNVDTVLSCVDNFEARLTINTVCNENNLNWFESGVAENAISGHIQFINPGKTACFACVPPLIVASNIDEKTLKRDGVCAASLPTTMAIVAGFLVQNCLKYLLGFGEVANYLGYNALNDFFPTMSLKPNQNCEDRFCRKRQQEKASEVKEEILVKVDEEAPLHEDNEWGISLVDESVEEQKASVGVAGIEFAYTLATNNSKEEPEVATTDDVKLEDLMAQMKSI, encoded by the exons atggATAGAGAAACAGAATTGTTAAAAATAAATGAGGAACTCCGTAAGAAAATTGAGGAGTTAGAAAGGAAAAACAATGTAGTAAGACAAAAAATTCCAGAAATGTCCTCTAAAGTTGTAGATAGTAATCCCTACAG CCGATTAATGGCTCTGAAAAAGATGGGAATTGTCAAAAATTATGAGCAGATCAGAACTTACTGTGTGGCTATTGTTGGTATTGGCGGAGTGGGTAGTGTAGCTGCTGAAATGTTAACACGTTGTGGTATTGGAAAATTGCTTTTGTTCGACTATGATAAAGTTGAATTGGCAAACATGAATAGGTTATTCTTTCAACCTCACCAGTCTGGACTCAGTAAAGTTGAGGCTGCAGCAGAAACTCTTCGAAACATCAATCCAGATGTtgaaatattgacattcaattataATATCACACTCTTagacaattttgaaaattttcaaagctCCCTCAT ACATCAAGGAATGAATGGGAAAAATGTTGATACAGTGCTCAGTTGTGTAGACAATTTTGAAGCTAGATTGACGATCAATACTGTGTGTAATGAAAACAATTTGAATTGGTTTGAATCTGGTGTTGCAGAAAATGCTATTTCAGGGCATATCCAATTTATTAATCCAGGAAAGACAGCTTGTTTTGCT tGTGTACCTCCACTAATAGTTGCCTCTAATATTGATGAGAAAACTTTAAAAAGGGATGGAGTTTGTGCAGCAAGCTTACCAACTACAATGGCAATAGTAGCTGGGTTCCTAGttcaaaattgtttgaaatatctCCTTGGTTTTGGAGAAGTAGCAAACTATCTTGGTTATAATGCATTAAATGATTTCTTTCCTACTATGAGTCTGAAGCCAAATCAGAATTGTGAAGACAGGTTTTGTAGAAAGAGACAACAGGAAAAAGCTAGTGAAGTGAAGGAAGAAATACTTGTAAAAGTGGATGAAGAAGCACCCTTACATGAAGATAACGAGTGGGGTATATCATTGGTTGATGAGAGTGTGGAAGAGCAAAAAGCATCAGTTGGTGTTGCAGGCATTGAATTTGCCTATACATTAGCAACTAACAACTCAAAAGAAGAACCAGAGGTTGCAACTACTGATGATGTCAAATTAGAAGATCTCATGGCACAAATGAAATCCATTTGA
- the LOC123685726 gene encoding adenosine 3'-phospho 5'-phosphosulfate transporter 1 isoform X3 — MTNNNYVDTIICTIFVVSAAFLYILNHFLSSSIHSTQNFEEYEWIKDAITNTLGYSTLFFPGYIVYKYIKKINYLNRSGNGYFPKIIRLCFDEDETITPSPNITTPYSVLGETFLLIFYFFGLQISYLSWGILQEKVMTQKYVSSSGEIEFFKDSQFLVFVNRVLAFTISGIILLCRRQPRHKCPLYKYIFCSFSNIMSSWCQYEALKFVSFPHQVLAKAAKVIPVMLMGKIVSKTKYEFYEYVTASILSIGMLFFMLDSGNDRAKSAVTTLSGVFLLCSYIVFDSFTSNWQGALFKKYSMRPVQMMCYVNFFSCIFTAGSLFQQDEKNLHLQTFIFLLKERKKEVLILTRTLFANTKKNYYLIRKRPHQNQTSDI, encoded by the exons ATGacaaataataattatgtaGATACGATTATTTg TACAATTTTTGTGGTCAGTGCAgcttttttatatatattaaaCCACTTCTTAAGTTCATCAATTCATTCAACTCAGAATTTTGAGGAATATGAATGGATAAAAGATGCCATTACGAATACACTTGGATATTCCACTTTATTTTTTCCGGGTTACATAGTctataaatatattaaaaaaataaattacctCAATAGAAGCG GAAACGgatattttccaaaaataatTCGTTTATGTTTTGATGAAGATGAAACAATTACTCCAAGCCCAAATATCACCACCCCATATTCAGTATTGGGAGAaacttttttattaatattctatttttttgGTCTTCAAATATCTTATTTATCATGGGGTATTCTACAAGAAAAAGTCATGACACAA AAATATGTTAGTTCTTCAGGAGAAATTGAGTTCTTCAAAGATTCCCAATTTTTGGTTTTTGTGAATAGAGTCTTGGCATTTACAATATCGGGAATAATATTGCTATGCAGGAGACAACCAAGACATAAATGTCCTCtatacaaatatattttttgttcctTCTCAAATATTATGAGTTCGTGGTGCCAATATGAAGCTTTGAAATTTGTCTCTTTCCCTCATCAG GTTTTAGCTAAGGCTGCCAAAGTGATTCCAGTGATGCTAATGGGCAAAATTGTATCCAAAACAAAATATGAGTTCTATGAATATGTTACAGCCTCAATACTTTCAATAGGAATGCTTTTCTTCATGTTGGATTCTGGAAATGATAGAGCAA aaTCAGCAGTTACAACACTTTCTGGGGTGTTTCTTTTATGTTCCTATATAGTATTTGATAGTTTTACATCAAATTGGCAAGGAGcacttttcaaaaaatattcaatgagaCCTGTCCAAATGATGTGTTACGTAAATTTCTTCTCTTGCATTTTTACAGCGGGTTCCTTGTTCCAACAAG ATGAAAAGAATCTACATTTACAAACTTTCATCTTTTTGCTGAAAGAGAGGAAGAAGGAAGTCCTGATATTAACCAGGACGCTGTTTGCCAATACAAAGAAAAACTATTATTTAATAAGAAAACGACCACATCAAAATCAAACTTCGGATATTTaa
- the LOC123685728 gene encoding probable very-long-chain enoyl-CoA reductase art-1, giving the protein MVNVEVFTVSNRSLGKVDISESSTVKELKSKITNISKISIERQSVRQEARGKDLNDTIKIESLKLGSPAKIFVKDLGPQVGWSTVFLAEYAGPIAVYALVAASNGILHSSLPTRQSSLMSSLIYWAWVIHYAKRILETIFVHRFSHSTMPIRNLFKNCTYYWGFAFYVAYHVNHPLWTEPPVVISYLGFAMWTICELGNLSVHLLLRDLRPAGSTVRKIPFPNGNPLTNLFDLVSCPNYTYEVGAWLGYTLMSGCLPALLFTLAGFYQMAVWALGKHRNYKREFQDYPKKRKAIIPFVL; this is encoded by the exons ATGGTTaat gtGGAGGTTTTCACTGTTTCAAACAGAAGTTTAGGAAAAGTGGATATATCCGAATCATCCACTGTCAAAGAACTGAAGTCAAAAATTACTAATATATCCAAAATTTCTATAGAAAGGCAGTCAGTTCGCCAAGAAGCAAGAGGAAAGGATTTAAATGATACCATTAAAATTGAAAGTCTGAAATTGGGAAGCCCTGCAAAAATTTTTGTTAAAGATTTAGGTCCGCAAGTAGGTTGGAGCACTGTTTTTCTTGCTGAATATGCCGGACCTATAGCTGTTTATGCCTTAGTAGCTGCCAGTAATGGCATTTTACATAGTTCCTTACCAACAAGGCAATCTTCACTCATGTCCAG tttaATTTATTGGGCTTGGGTCATACACTATGCCAAGAGAATATTAGAAACTATTTTTGTACATAGATTTTCCCATAGTACAATGCCTATAAGGAatcttttcaaaaattgtacCTATTATTGGGGATTTGCATTTTACGTAGCCTACCATGTCAATCATCCTTTATGGACAGAGCCTCCTGTAGTTATTTCATATCTTGGATTTGCTATGTGGACT ATTTGCGAGTTGGGCAATTTGAGTGTGCATTTATTATTGAGGGATCTCAGACCAGCTGGTAGTACAGTAAGAAAAATTCCATTCCCAAATGGAAATCCTTTGACAAATTTATTTGATCTCGTTTCTTGTCCTAATTACACTTATGAAGTAGGAGCTTGGTTAGGCTATACCTTAATGAGTGGATGCTTGCCAG CTCTTTTATTCACTTTGGCTGGGTTCTATCAAATGGCTGTGTGGGCTCTTGGAAAACACAGGAATTACAAGAGAGAATTTCAAGACTATCCCAAGAAGAGGAAAGCAATCATTCCATTTGTTctataa
- the LOC123685726 gene encoding adenosine 3'-phospho 5'-phosphosulfate transporter 1 isoform X4, whose translation MTNNNYVDTIICTIFVVSAAFLYILNHFLSSSIHSTQNFEEYEWIKDAITNTLGYSTLFFPGYIVYKYIKKINYLNRSGNGYFPKIIRLCFDEDETITPSPNITTPYSVLGETFLLIFYFFGLQISYLSWGILQEKVMTQKYVSSSGEIEFFKDSQFLVFVNRVLAFTISGIILLCRRQPRHKCPLYKYIFCSFSNIMSSWCQYEALKFVSFPHQVLAKAAKVIPVMLMGKIVSKTKYEFYEYVTASILSIGMLFFMLDSGNDRAKSAVTTLSGVFLLCSYIVFDSFTSNWQGALFKKYSMRPVQMMCYVNFFSCIFTAGSLFQQGFPKPTISSKGRIISVKQKK comes from the exons ATGacaaataataattatgtaGATACGATTATTTg TACAATTTTTGTGGTCAGTGCAgcttttttatatatattaaaCCACTTCTTAAGTTCATCAATTCATTCAACTCAGAATTTTGAGGAATATGAATGGATAAAAGATGCCATTACGAATACACTTGGATATTCCACTTTATTTTTTCCGGGTTACATAGTctataaatatattaaaaaaataaattacctCAATAGAAGCG GAAACGgatattttccaaaaataatTCGTTTATGTTTTGATGAAGATGAAACAATTACTCCAAGCCCAAATATCACCACCCCATATTCAGTATTGGGAGAaacttttttattaatattctatttttttgGTCTTCAAATATCTTATTTATCATGGGGTATTCTACAAGAAAAAGTCATGACACAA AAATATGTTAGTTCTTCAGGAGAAATTGAGTTCTTCAAAGATTCCCAATTTTTGGTTTTTGTGAATAGAGTCTTGGCATTTACAATATCGGGAATAATATTGCTATGCAGGAGACAACCAAGACATAAATGTCCTCtatacaaatatattttttgttcctTCTCAAATATTATGAGTTCGTGGTGCCAATATGAAGCTTTGAAATTTGTCTCTTTCCCTCATCAG GTTTTAGCTAAGGCTGCCAAAGTGATTCCAGTGATGCTAATGGGCAAAATTGTATCCAAAACAAAATATGAGTTCTATGAATATGTTACAGCCTCAATACTTTCAATAGGAATGCTTTTCTTCATGTTGGATTCTGGAAATGATAGAGCAA aaTCAGCAGTTACAACACTTTCTGGGGTGTTTCTTTTATGTTCCTATATAGTATTTGATAGTTTTACATCAAATTGGCAAGGAGcacttttcaaaaaatattcaatgagaCCTGTCCAAATGATGTGTTACGTAAATTTCTTCTCTTGCATTTTTACAGCGGGTTCCTTGTTCCAACAAG gaTTTCCAAAACCTACTATTTCAAGTAAGGGACGGATTATTtcagtgaaacaaaaaaaatga
- the LOC123685726 gene encoding adenosine 3'-phospho 5'-phosphosulfate transporter 1 isoform X2, whose amino-acid sequence MTNNNYVDTIICTIFVVSAAFLYILNHFLSSSIHSTQNFEEYEWIKDAITNTLGYSTLFFPGYIVYKYIKKINYLNRSGNGYFPKIIRLCFDEDETITPSPNITTPYSVLGETFLLIFYFFGLQISYLSWGILQEKVMTQKYVSSSGEIEFFKDSQFLVFVNRVLAFTISGIILLCRRQPRHKCPLYKYIFCSFSNIMSSWCQYEALKFVSFPHQVLAKAAKVIPVMLMGKIVSKTKYEFYEYVTASILSIGMLFFMLDSGNDRAKSAVTTLSGVFLLCSYIVFDSFTSNWQGALFKKYSMRPVQMMCYVNFFSCIFTAGSLFQQVDCVILSACSASGQLFIYSTLSVFGPLVFAIITTIRQGFSVLLSCIIYNHEVNALGIFGLFLVFFSVLLRIYCNHRLKTVRKLQSENVKLQRI is encoded by the exons ATGacaaataataattatgtaGATACGATTATTTg TACAATTTTTGTGGTCAGTGCAgcttttttatatatattaaaCCACTTCTTAAGTTCATCAATTCATTCAACTCAGAATTTTGAGGAATATGAATGGATAAAAGATGCCATTACGAATACACTTGGATATTCCACTTTATTTTTTCCGGGTTACATAGTctataaatatattaaaaaaataaattacctCAATAGAAGCG GAAACGgatattttccaaaaataatTCGTTTATGTTTTGATGAAGATGAAACAATTACTCCAAGCCCAAATATCACCACCCCATATTCAGTATTGGGAGAaacttttttattaatattctatttttttgGTCTTCAAATATCTTATTTATCATGGGGTATTCTACAAGAAAAAGTCATGACACAA AAATATGTTAGTTCTTCAGGAGAAATTGAGTTCTTCAAAGATTCCCAATTTTTGGTTTTTGTGAATAGAGTCTTGGCATTTACAATATCGGGAATAATATTGCTATGCAGGAGACAACCAAGACATAAATGTCCTCtatacaaatatattttttgttcctTCTCAAATATTATGAGTTCGTGGTGCCAATATGAAGCTTTGAAATTTGTCTCTTTCCCTCATCAG GTTTTAGCTAAGGCTGCCAAAGTGATTCCAGTGATGCTAATGGGCAAAATTGTATCCAAAACAAAATATGAGTTCTATGAATATGTTACAGCCTCAATACTTTCAATAGGAATGCTTTTCTTCATGTTGGATTCTGGAAATGATAGAGCAA aaTCAGCAGTTACAACACTTTCTGGGGTGTTTCTTTTATGTTCCTATATAGTATTTGATAGTTTTACATCAAATTGGCAAGGAGcacttttcaaaaaatattcaatgagaCCTGTCCAAATGATGTGTTACGTAAATTTCTTCTCTTGCATTTTTACAGCGGGTTCCTTGTTCCAACAAG TTGATTGTGTGATCTTATCAGCATGCTCTGCAAGTGGTCAGTTATTTATTTATAGTACCTTATCGGTATTCGGACCTTTAGTTTTTGCAATAATTACAACAATACGACAAGGGTTTTCGGTATTATTGAGCTGTATCATATATAATCATGAGGTCAATGCTTTAGGTATTTTTGGgttatttttggtttttttcagTGTATTATTACGAATTTATTGTAATCACCGACTGAAAACGGTTAGAAAATTACAAAGTGAAAATGTGAAGTTGCAAAGAATTTAA
- the LOC123685726 gene encoding adenosine 3'-phospho 5'-phosphosulfate transporter 1 isoform X1, translating into MTNNNYVDTIICTIFVVSAAFLYILNHFLSSSIHSTQNFEEYEWIKDAITNTLGYSTLFFPGYIVYKYIKKINYLNRSGNGYFPKIIRLCFDEDETITPSPNITTPYSVLGETFLLIFYFFGLQISYLSWGILQEKVMTQKYVSSSGEIEFFKDSQFLVFVNRVLAFTISGIILLCRRQPRHKCPLYKYIFCSFSNIMSSWCQYEALKFVSFPHQVLAKAAKVIPVMLMGKIVSKTKYEFYEYVTASILSIGMLFFMLDSGNDRAKSAVTTLSGVFLLCSYIVFDSFTSNWQGALFKKYSMRPVQMMCYVNFFSCIFTAGSLFQQGNFLTSCNFMLKHPSFIVDCVILSACSASGQLFIYSTLSVFGPLVFAIITTIRQGFSVLLSCIIYNHEVNALGIFGLFLVFFSVLLRIYCNHRLKTVRKLQSENVKLQRI; encoded by the exons ATGacaaataataattatgtaGATACGATTATTTg TACAATTTTTGTGGTCAGTGCAgcttttttatatatattaaaCCACTTCTTAAGTTCATCAATTCATTCAACTCAGAATTTTGAGGAATATGAATGGATAAAAGATGCCATTACGAATACACTTGGATATTCCACTTTATTTTTTCCGGGTTACATAGTctataaatatattaaaaaaataaattacctCAATAGAAGCG GAAACGgatattttccaaaaataatTCGTTTATGTTTTGATGAAGATGAAACAATTACTCCAAGCCCAAATATCACCACCCCATATTCAGTATTGGGAGAaacttttttattaatattctatttttttgGTCTTCAAATATCTTATTTATCATGGGGTATTCTACAAGAAAAAGTCATGACACAA AAATATGTTAGTTCTTCAGGAGAAATTGAGTTCTTCAAAGATTCCCAATTTTTGGTTTTTGTGAATAGAGTCTTGGCATTTACAATATCGGGAATAATATTGCTATGCAGGAGACAACCAAGACATAAATGTCCTCtatacaaatatattttttgttcctTCTCAAATATTATGAGTTCGTGGTGCCAATATGAAGCTTTGAAATTTGTCTCTTTCCCTCATCAG GTTTTAGCTAAGGCTGCCAAAGTGATTCCAGTGATGCTAATGGGCAAAATTGTATCCAAAACAAAATATGAGTTCTATGAATATGTTACAGCCTCAATACTTTCAATAGGAATGCTTTTCTTCATGTTGGATTCTGGAAATGATAGAGCAA aaTCAGCAGTTACAACACTTTCTGGGGTGTTTCTTTTATGTTCCTATATAGTATTTGATAGTTTTACATCAAATTGGCAAGGAGcacttttcaaaaaatattcaatgagaCCTGTCCAAATGATGTGTTACGTAAATTTCTTCTCTTGCATTTTTACAGCGGGTTCCTTGTTCCAACAAGGTAATTTTCTCACATCCTGTAATTTTATGTTAAAACATCCCTCTTTTATAGTTGATTGTGTGATCTTATCAGCATGCTCTGCAAGTGGTCAGTTATTTATTTATAGTACCTTATCGGTATTCGGACCTTTAGTTTTTGCAATAATTACAACAATACGACAAGGGTTTTCGGTATTATTGAGCTGTATCATATATAATCATGAGGTCAATGCTTTAGGTATTTTTGGgttatttttggtttttttcagTGTATTATTACGAATTTATTGTAATCACCGACTGAAAACGGTTAGAAAATTACAAAGTGAAAATGTGAAGTTGCAAAGAATTTAA
- the LOC123685730 gene encoding uncharacterized protein LOC123685730, with protein sequence MNPEGAIKPHIPFLNECSQEIRNVFLKIGLSVMQSSQDRTKVLDKISHELNIEKHKLVELIAIYVEIIKLFLITSDKDFNAQLGQFGFNSEFIEELPLVPNRKEVHSTILKYYKMEKRNLVDLKWTIDLSLYNEFANKNVKYVIIQISTNNGKKTTLKVDIKSFHKLRYNISLILKEMTRLKGMLT encoded by the exons ATGAACCCTGAAGGAGCAATTAAACCACATATACCATTCCTAAATGAATGTTCGCAGGAAATAAGAAATGTATTCTTGAAAA TTGGATTAAGTGTAATGCAGTCTTCGCAGGACAGGACTAAAGTGTTAGATAAAATATCACATGAAttaaatatcgaaaaacataaGCTTGTTGAATTAATTGCCATTTATGTTGAAATAATAAAGTTATTCCTTATTACAAGTGATAAGGACTTCAATGCACAATTAGGACAGTTTGGTTTCAACTCGGAATTCATTGAAGAATTGCCACTGGTTCCTAATAGAAAGGAAGTACACAGTACTATTCTAAAATACTATAAGATGGAAAAGAGGAATTTAGTTGATTTGAAATGGACAATTGATTTAAGTTTATATAA tgaGTTTGCTAATAAGAATGTGAAATATGTGATTATTCAAATTAGTACCAACAATGGAAAGAAAACTACTTTGAAGGTGGATATCAAATCATTTCATAAGCTAAGATATAACATTTCCttgatattgaaggaaatgactAGATTAAAAGGAATGTTaacttaa